One window from the genome of Anticarsia gemmatalis isolate Benzon Research Colony breed Stoneville strain chromosome 8, ilAntGemm2 primary, whole genome shotgun sequence encodes:
- the LOC142974612 gene encoding lactosylceramide 4-alpha-galactosyltransferase-like isoform X2 — MRLYLMLRLRFYLLLCLILIISFTYTYFYFVMNRSNDIDDLILIFWPVEPRNITCRYKMADDMLPSASDPDYSPGEKAIFFHETSCRGGIDSRQACAVESAARMHPNWQINLLFISPIEELILKKSNLAKLLQFKNVKFARIHIDDYSEGTIVETVLTKKIKESTHPVEHLADILRVLTLHKFGGVALDTDVVISRSFDPLPPNWIAKEFDYNLASGAMAFAKDQVGEKVTTDILVEIRNTYAPKLWSYNGPLAIQRILNKTCPYVLRTHGNCDGLQIIRSDLFYPMYYIVNKYYFYRDPFLNRSGQPYYMHHFWNHLTKAEPVRKFSVYAELARKYCPAIFYMYNEKFGI; from the exons ATGCGACTATATTTGATGCTACGTCtacgtttttatttacttctatgTTTAATTCTTATCATAAGTTTCACATACACATATTTCTACTTCGTCATGAACCGCAGCAATGACATCGAcgacctaatattaatattttggcCGGTAGAACCGCGAAATATTACTTGTCGATATAAAATGGCTGATGACATGCTGCCTTCTGCTAGTGACCCAGATTATTCACCGGGAGAAAAAGCTATATTCTTCCATGAGACATCATGTCGTGGTGGAATAGACTCCCGGCAAGCATGTGCAGTGGAATCAGCTGCTAGAATGCATCCAAACTGGCAGATAAACCTACTTTTTATTTCACCTATAGAAGAATTGATACTAAAAAAGAGTAACCTCGCAAAACTTCTTCAGTTTAAGAACGTTAAATTTGCAAGAATACACATTGACGATTACAGTGAAGGTACAATTGTTGAAACAGTACTTACAAAGAAGATAAAAGAGAGTACTCATCCTGTAGAACATTTAGCTGATATATTAAGAGTACTAACTTTACATAAATTTGGTGGCGTTGCGTTAGACACTGATGTCGTGATCTCAAGAAGTTTCGACCCTTTACCACCTAACTGGATTGCTAAAGAGTTTGACTACAATTTGGCATCAGGAGCAATGGCGTTTGCTAAAGATCAGGTTGGAGAGAAAGTTACAACTGATATACTGGT CGAGATCCGAAACACATATGCACCCAAATTATGGTCTTACAATGGTCCGCTAGCAATTCAGCGAATTCTGAATAAAACATGTCCGTATGTCCTGAGGACTCATGGCAACTGTGACG GCTTGCAGATAATAAGGTCGGATTTATTTTACCCCATGTATTATATCGTTAACAAATATTACTTCTACCGCGATCCATTCTTGAATAGAAGTGGACAACCGTATTATATGCATCATTTCTGGAACCATCTGACGAAAGCCGAACCTGTTAGAAAATTTTCTGTTTACGCTGAACTCGCTAGGAAATATTGTCCtgctattttttatatgtataatgaaAAGTTTGGTATTTAA
- the LOC142974612 gene encoding lactosylceramide 4-alpha-galactosyltransferase-like isoform X1, translated as MRLYLMLRLRFYLLLCLILIISFTYTYFYFVMNRSNDIDDLILIFWPVEPRNITCRYKMADDMLPSASDPDYSPGEKAIFFHETSCRGGIDSRQACAVESAARMHPNWQINLLFISPIEELILKKSNLAKLLQFKNVKFARIHIDDYSEGTIVETVLTKKIKESTHPVEHLADILRVLTLHKFGGVALDTDVVISRSFDPLPPNWIAKEFDYNLASGAMAFAKDQVGEKVTTDILVEIRNTYAPKLWSYNGPLAIQRILNKTCPYVLRTHGNCDGVQIFRSDLFYPLHYVSHRLYFFSEPFDKNGLLSYHPYMHHMWNHLTRNVPIRGYSVYANLARKYCPSIYHMYEEEFGV; from the exons ATGCGACTATATTTGATGCTACGTCtacgtttttatttacttctatgTTTAATTCTTATCATAAGTTTCACATACACATATTTCTACTTCGTCATGAACCGCAGCAATGACATCGAcgacctaatattaatattttggcCGGTAGAACCGCGAAATATTACTTGTCGATATAAAATGGCTGATGACATGCTGCCTTCTGCTAGTGACCCAGATTATTCACCGGGAGAAAAAGCTATATTCTTCCATGAGACATCATGTCGTGGTGGAATAGACTCCCGGCAAGCATGTGCAGTGGAATCAGCTGCTAGAATGCATCCAAACTGGCAGATAAACCTACTTTTTATTTCACCTATAGAAGAATTGATACTAAAAAAGAGTAACCTCGCAAAACTTCTTCAGTTTAAGAACGTTAAATTTGCAAGAATACACATTGACGATTACAGTGAAGGTACAATTGTTGAAACAGTACTTACAAAGAAGATAAAAGAGAGTACTCATCCTGTAGAACATTTAGCTGATATATTAAGAGTACTAACTTTACATAAATTTGGTGGCGTTGCGTTAGACACTGATGTCGTGATCTCAAGAAGTTTCGACCCTTTACCACCTAACTGGATTGCTAAAGAGTTTGACTACAATTTGGCATCAGGAGCAATGGCGTTTGCTAAAGATCAGGTTGGAGAGAAAGTTACAACTGATATACTGGT CGAGATCCGAAACACATATGCACCCAAATTATGGTCTTACAATGGTCCGCTAGCAATTCAGCGAATTCTGAATAAAACATGTCCGTATGTCCTGAGGACTCATGGCAACTGTGACG GAGTGCAAATTTTTCGGTCAGACTTATTCTACCCGTTGCATTACGTCTCACATCGCCTCTACTTCTTTAGCGAGCCATTTGATAAAAACGGACTGTTATCGTACCATCCTTACATGCATCACATGTGGAATCATTTGACAAGAAATGTACCTATTAGAGGATATTCTGTTTATGCGAATCTTGCTAGGAAATATTGTCCAAGTATTTATCATATGTACGAAGAGGAATTTGGCGTTTGA
- the LOC142974612 gene encoding alpha-1,4-N-acetylglucosaminyltransferase-like isoform X3 produces the protein MRLYLMLRLRFYLLLCLILIISFTYTYFYFVMNRSNDIDDLILIFWPVEPRNITCRYKMADDMLPSASDPDYSPGEKAIFFHETSCRGGIDSRQACAVESAARMHPNWQINLLFISPIEELILKKSNLAKLLQFKNVKFARIHIDDYSEGTIVETVLTKKIKESTHPVEHLADILRVLTLHKFGGVALDTDVVISRSFDPLPPNWIAKEFDYNLASGAMAFAKDQVGEKVTTDILVEIRNTYAPKLWSYNGPLAIQRILNKTCPYVLRTHGNCDGVQIYRSEDFYPVFYPLYGLYFVEEPLLEGIQPYMHHMWNFITKQMSIPKDSVYAVLARKHCPSIYELYGNQFGI, from the exons ATGCGACTATATTTGATGCTACGTCtacgtttttatttacttctatgTTTAATTCTTATCATAAGTTTCACATACACATATTTCTACTTCGTCATGAACCGCAGCAATGACATCGAcgacctaatattaatattttggcCGGTAGAACCGCGAAATATTACTTGTCGATATAAAATGGCTGATGACATGCTGCCTTCTGCTAGTGACCCAGATTATTCACCGGGAGAAAAAGCTATATTCTTCCATGAGACATCATGTCGTGGTGGAATAGACTCCCGGCAAGCATGTGCAGTGGAATCAGCTGCTAGAATGCATCCAAACTGGCAGATAAACCTACTTTTTATTTCACCTATAGAAGAATTGATACTAAAAAAGAGTAACCTCGCAAAACTTCTTCAGTTTAAGAACGTTAAATTTGCAAGAATACACATTGACGATTACAGTGAAGGTACAATTGTTGAAACAGTACTTACAAAGAAGATAAAAGAGAGTACTCATCCTGTAGAACATTTAGCTGATATATTAAGAGTACTAACTTTACATAAATTTGGTGGCGTTGCGTTAGACACTGATGTCGTGATCTCAAGAAGTTTCGACCCTTTACCACCTAACTGGATTGCTAAAGAGTTTGACTACAATTTGGCATCAGGAGCAATGGCGTTTGCTAAAGATCAGGTTGGAGAGAAAGTTACAACTGATATACTGGT CGAGATCCGAAACACATATGCACCCAAATTATGGTCTTACAATGGTCCGCTAGCAATTCAGCGAATTCTGAATAAAACATGTCCGTATGTCCTGAGGACTCATGGCAACTGTGACG GAGTGCAAATCTATAGAAGCGAAGATTTCTATCCAGTATTTTACCCACTTTACGGCTTGTATTTCGTTGAAGAGCCTTTGTTGGAAGGGATTCAACCGTATATGCACCATATGTGGAACTTTATAACTAAACAAATGTCCATACCGAAGGATTCTGTTTACGCTGTACTAGCTAGAAAACATTGTCCAAGTATCTATGAGTTGTATGGCAATCAATTTGGAATTTGA